The window GGCGTGGGCAGCAAAGTACTGGCGGAGCCAAAGCAGTAAAAACGCAGGCCGGATAAGACCGGCCTGATGACGCTACGCATAGCAGACCTGCGGGTCGTCACCTTACCGTGACGACCCGTTTTCACATCATGGCGTCAGACGCGCCCGGTTGAAATTAATCAGGCTGCCGGCTTTGATGATTTCGCGCTCCTCGGCGGTGAGACTTTCCATATACAGACTGATTTCGCCCACCGGCGCACCATCACGAATGACCCATGCCGTCATTTTTTCGCCGCAGCGCTCCAGCGCCGCGCGAATGCCGGGGATATAAATATAGTCGTCCACCTCAAACAACGGCGCTTCCGCCATTTGCAGCGGCAGCATTCCCCAGTTAATCACATTTGAGCGATAGCGTTTGGTGGCATATTCCTGCGCAATATTCGCCAGCCCGCCAATCACGCGCTGACAGCTTGCCGCCTGCTCGCGCGCAGAGCCATCGCCGGGCTTCACGGCATAAATCACGCTGCCAATACCGGTTTCAGCCGCAACCACCCGCTCCTGACCGGCGATTTGCCGTATACCCGCAAATACCGGGGCCAGCTCGTCCGTCTCTCCCGCCCGCCGCCGTTTCTCCAGCGCGGCGACCGCTTTGCTTCTGCCCACATACTCCGGGACGCGGCGCGACAGGGTAAATTCCGCCAGCCCCACCGGATTTGAACGATAAGAAGAGGTTTCGCCGGACGGAATAAGCTCATCGGTAGTGGTGACTTCGTCGAGGATTTTCGCGCACACCTTCAGCAGAATATTGTCGGTCAGCGCGCCCATTTCCGGCCAGTCTTTGATGTTCGGCCCGTAGATCAATGGCTGCGCGGTGGCGCCTTTCACAAAGCCCTGATAGACGCGATTCTGGTAGGGCGCAGGATCGAAGCGGTAGGCCGGTACGTTATCCCAGCAGTCCAGCTCCGTTGCGGCGGTGAGCACGCCGCCGTTCGCCGCGGTGGCGGCCACGGAACGTGCGTCCATCAGCGCGACGGCGGACATCTGACCGTTGCCCGGTTTCGAGCCCTCGCGGTTGGGGAAGTTACGCGTGGTATGACGAATGCTGAGTCCGTTATTCACCGGCGTGTCGCCCGCACCAAAGCAGGGGCCGCAGAAGGCGGTGCGAATAATCGCGCCTGCGCCCATCAGATCGCTGACCATCCCCTGCTTCGCCAGCGCCATAAATACCGGCTGTGAGGAGGGATAAACGGACAGCGAGAAGGCGTCGTCCCCGCATGAATGTCCGCGCAGCGCGTTGGCGGCAGCCACCACATTCTCATAGTTGCCGCCGGAACAGCCGGCAATGATCCCCTGCTGCACCTTCAGACGACCGTTTTCGATTTTATCAAGCAGCGAAAGCCCGGCCTTCCCTTGCGCAATGCGCTGCGCGTCAACTTCAACCTGGTGCAGAATATCGCTTAAGTTCTCCTGCAACGTTGCTATTTCATAGACGTTGCTCGGATGGAAAGGCAAGGCAATCATTGGTCTGATAGCGCTCAGATCCACCGAGATGCAGCCGTCATAATAGGCAAGCGGCTGCGGCGCCAGCGGCCGATAGGCCTCTTCGCGTCCGTGCAGGGCCAGCCACTGCTGAATTTCTTCATCGGTCTGCCAGACGGAGCTGAGACAGGTCGTTTCCGTGGTCATGACGTCGACGCTGTTACGGAAATCTGCGGAGAGGTTGCGGATGCCCGGCCCGACAAACTCCATCACTTTATTTTTAACGTAGCCGTTTTTGAACACCGCGCCAATAATCGCCAGCGCCACGTCCTGCGGGCCGACGCCCGGCGCCGGTTTACCGGTCAGCCAGACCGCCACCACGCCCGGATAATCGCAGTCCCAGGTGTCA is drawn from Citrobacter rodentium NBRC 105723 = DSM 16636 and contains these coding sequences:
- a CDS encoding hydratase, translating into MIKLYEKGIYLSDNNAIIAEEHYSGAVRKDDAKKGTIAWSILAAHNTSGDMRKLKIKFDALTSHDITFVGIIQTAKASGMERFPLPYVLTNCHNSLCAVGGTINGDDHQFGLSAAQRYGGIFVPPHIAVIHQYMREMMAGGGKMILGSDSHTRYGALGTMAIGEGGGELVKQLLNDTWDCDYPGVVAVWLTGKPAPGVGPQDVALAIIGAVFKNGYVKNKVMEFVGPGIRNLSADFRNSVDVMTTETTCLSSVWQTDEEIQQWLALHGREEAYRPLAPQPLAYYDGCISVDLSAIRPMIALPFHPSNVYEIATLQENLSDILHQVEVDAQRIAQGKAGLSLLDKIENGRLKVQQGIIAGCSGGNYENVVAAANALRGHSCGDDAFSLSVYPSSQPVFMALAKQGMVSDLMGAGAIIRTAFCGPCFGAGDTPVNNGLSIRHTTRNFPNREGSKPGNGQMSAVALMDARSVAATAANGGVLTAATELDCWDNVPAYRFDPAPYQNRVYQGFVKGATAQPLIYGPNIKDWPEMGALTDNILLKVCAKILDEVTTTDELIPSGETSSYRSNPVGLAEFTLSRRVPEYVGRSKAVAALEKRRRAGETDELAPVFAGIRQIAGQERVVAAETGIGSVIYAVKPGDGSAREQAASCQRVIGGLANIAQEYATKRYRSNVINWGMLPLQMAEAPLFEVDDYIYIPGIRAALERCGEKMTAWVIRDGAPVGEISLYMESLTAEEREIIKAGSLINFNRARLTP